From a single bacterium genomic region:
- the rpmF gene encoding 50S ribosomal protein L32 produces the protein MPVPRRRHCSSRQGKDRAHKKLYRKLTVPCEKCGEPKLRHRVCPACGTYKKRDVKPVVTT, from the coding sequence ATGCCAGTACCCAGAAGACGCCACTGCTCCTCCCGCCAGGGGAAGGACCGGGCGCATAAGAAACTCTACCGCAAGCTGACCGTTCCGTGCGAAAAGTGCGGCGAACCGAAGCTGCGTCACCGCGTTTGCCCCGCATGCGGTACCTACAAGAAGCGGGATGTAAAGCCCGTCGTCACCACCTGA